The following proteins come from a genomic window of Macaca thibetana thibetana isolate TM-01 chromosome 15, ASM2454274v1, whole genome shotgun sequence:
- the EXOSC2 gene encoding exosome complex component RRP4: MAMEMRLPAARKPLSERLGRDTKKHLVVPGDTITTDTGFMRGHGTYMGEEKLIASVAGSVERVNKLICVKALKTRYIGEVGDIVVGRITEVQQKRWKVETNSRLDSVLLLSSMNLPGGELRRRSAEDELAMRGFLQEGDLISAEVQAVFSDGAVSLHTRSLKYGKLGQGVLVQVSPSLVKRQKTHFHDLPCGASVILGNNGFIWIYPTPEHKEEEAGGFIANLEPVSLADREVISRLRNCVISLVTQRMMLYDTSILYCYEASLPHQIKDILKPEIMEEIVMETRQRLLEQEG; this comes from the exons ATGGCGATGGAGATGAGGCTTCCAGCGGCTCGCAAGCCTCTTAGCGAGAGACTGGGTCGCGACACTAAGAAACATCTAGTGGTGCCGGGGGACACAATCACTACGGACACGGGATTCATGCG GGGCCACGGAACGTATATGGGAGAAGAGAAGCTCATTGCATCTGTTGCTGGCTCTGTGGAGAGAGTAAACAAGTTGATCTGTGTGAAAGCTTTGAAAACCAG ATACATTGGTGAAGTAGGAGACATTGTAGTGGGAAGAATCACAGAG GTTCAACAGAAGAGGTGGAAGGTGGAGACCAACTCCAGGCTGGATTCGGTCTTGCTGCTCTCGTCCATGAACCTTCCTGGAGGAGAGCTG AGGAGAAGATCTGCAGAAGATGAGCTTGCAATGAGAGGTTTCTTACAGGAAGGGGACCTCATCAGT GCTGAGGTCCAGGCAGTGTTCTCTGATGGAGCTGTCTCTCTGCACACGAGGAGCCTGAAATATGGAAAA CTAGGTCAGGGGGTTTTGGTCCAGGTTTCCCCCTCCCTGGTGAAACGGCAGAAGACCCACTTCCATGATTTGCCATGTGGTGCCTCAGTGATTCTCGGTAACAACGGCTTCATCTGGATTTACCCAACACCTGAGCACAAAGAAGAGGAAGCAGGGGGCTTCATTGCAAACCTGGAG CCTGTCTCTCTTGCTGATCGAGAGGTGATATCCCGGCTTCGGAACTGTGTCATCTCGCTGGTAACTCAGAGGATGATGCTGTATGATACCAGCATCCTCTACTGCTATGAAGCATCCCTTCCACATCAG aTCAAAGACATCTTAAAGCCAGAAATAATGGAGGAGATTGTGATGGAAACACGCCAGAGGCTTTTAGAACAGGAGGGATAA